In Bacteroidota bacterium, one DNA window encodes the following:
- a CDS encoding VTT domain-containing protein codes for MEFLHQIFSSDGLQQLVKSGGIPVLCAIIFAETGLLVGFFLPGDTLLLAAGLLWPTGVIPVSFVMMNVLLMLSAIVGNSVGYYIGKTAGKKLYVRPNSKLFKREHLIRTHEFYEKHGGKTMVMARFIPIVRTFAPVVAGAADMDIKRFTVFNVIGAVLWIGSVTSIGYGVVALFPELQAYVTKYLELAILAVVGVSLLLPVIHWLRERSASKR; via the coding sequence ATGGAGTTTCTGCACCAGATATTCTCGAGCGACGGCTTACAACAGCTTGTCAAATCCGGCGGTATTCCCGTTCTCTGCGCGATCATCTTCGCCGAAACGGGCCTGCTCGTCGGTTTCTTCCTTCCGGGCGATACATTGCTGCTCGCAGCGGGGCTGCTCTGGCCGACCGGGGTGATCCCCGTTTCGTTCGTGATGATGAACGTCCTGCTCATGCTTTCGGCGATCGTCGGTAATTCCGTCGGGTACTACATCGGCAAGACGGCCGGAAAGAAATTATATGTACGTCCGAATTCAAAATTATTCAAACGCGAGCATCTGATCCGAACGCATGAATTCTACGAGAAGCATGGCGGCAAAACGATGGTGATGGCGCGGTTCATCCCGATCGTCCGCACGTTCGCACCGGTTGTAGCCGGCGCAGCTGATATGGACATCAAGCGGTTCACGGTCTTCAATGTCATCGGGGCAGTGCTCTGGATCGGTTCCGTCACGTCGATCGGATACGGCGTCGTCGCGCTCTTTCCCGAATTACAGGCGTACGTCACAAAATACCTGGAGCTTGCAATCCTTGCGGTGGTCGGGGTGTCGCTCTTGTTGCCGGTGATCCACTGGCTCCGTGAGCGCAGCGCAAGCAAGCGATAA
- a CDS encoding class I SAM-dependent methyltransferase, protein MLQDRRTIFNALAEQYDAYRPHYPAEALLFLVTLAELDRSSEVADIGTGTGRIALELAKYVRTVYAVDTAAAMLERLSENARLEGLTNIRTLEVSADNTGIPSEALDMAVMAQSFHWVDKTPALREMYRILKPNRPLVVMWNQVIHTSEQYYRNITAQIKEHNPSYRGGADIVSTDFQPSIEASGLFGAVDRYTFSFEMQYTAESYVGYLLSKSYIGVGIPQELLPSFIETVHGILKDSFPHGKITESYETVLLVANRLD, encoded by the coding sequence ATGCTGCAAGACCGAAGAACGATCTTCAACGCACTCGCCGAACAATACGATGCGTACCGGCCTCATTATCCGGCAGAAGCGTTGCTGTTCCTCGTGACGCTCGCCGAACTCGACCGCTCCAGCGAAGTAGCAGATATCGGTACGGGTACCGGGCGCATTGCCCTCGAATTGGCGAAGTACGTTCGAACTGTCTATGCGGTCGATACCGCAGCCGCCATGCTCGAACGGCTCAGTGAGAATGCGCGACTCGAGGGGCTCACGAACATCCGCACCCTCGAAGTGTCGGCCGATAATACGGGCATCCCGAGCGAAGCGCTCGATATGGCTGTGATGGCGCAGTCATTCCATTGGGTGGACAAGACACCGGCGCTGCGAGAAATGTATCGTATCCTCAAGCCGAACCGTCCGCTTGTTGTCATGTGGAATCAGGTAATACATACAAGCGAGCAGTACTATCGCAACATTACCGCACAGATCAAAGAGCACAATCCTTCCTACCGCGGAGGAGCCGATATCGTCAGCACCGATTTTCAACCGTCGATCGAAGCGTCCGGACTCTTCGGAGCGGTAGACCGCTACACATTTTCATTCGAAATGCAATACACGGCGGAAAGCTACGTCGGGTATCTGCTCTCGAAATCGTATATCGGCGTTGGCATCCCGCAGGAGCTTCTCCCTTCGTTCATTGAGACCGTTCACGGAATTCTCAAAGACAGCTTCCCTCACGGCAAAATCACGGAATCGTACGAAACCGTCCTCCTTGTCGCCAATAGACTCGATTAA
- a CDS encoding acylphosphatase: protein MHYRVRVSIHGLVQGVGFRRFARKKARELGLTGYVRNCADGSVEAEVQGNEAATNRFIQWSYQGAPHARVDRVVTANVPMVDDDHEFRIIE from the coding sequence ATGCACTATCGAGTTCGAGTCAGTATCCACGGCCTCGTCCAAGGGGTCGGGTTTCGCCGTTTTGCCAGAAAAAAAGCTCGCGAGCTTGGGCTCACGGGTTATGTACGAAATTGTGCCGACGGCTCGGTCGAAGCCGAAGTACAGGGAAACGAAGCCGCGACGAATCGGTTTATACAATGGTCTTATCAAGGGGCACCCCACGCCCGTGTTGACCGCGTGGTTACTGCGAATGTCCCTATGGTAGATGACGATCACGAATTCAGGATCATCGAGTAG
- the ssb gene encoding single-stranded DNA-binding protein, translated as MAKSLNKAQIIGNAGKDAELRYTNNGKAVARFSVATSDSWKDQGGNMQERTVWHNIVAWDKLGEICANYVKKGTKVYIEGRIENRQYDDKDGVKKNISEIIATDMILLSGNPGERNGSGGSYSQSSPAVGSPMPQPDFDQSIPDADLPF; from the coding sequence ATGGCAAAAAGTCTTAATAAAGCCCAGATTATCGGGAATGCTGGCAAAGACGCAGAGCTGCGTTATACCAACAACGGCAAGGCTGTTGCCCGATTCAGCGTCGCAACGAGCGATTCCTGGAAAGATCAGGGCGGCAACATGCAAGAGCGCACCGTGTGGCACAATATTGTCGCATGGGACAAACTGGGCGAAATCTGTGCCAACTACGTTAAAAAAGGCACAAAAGTCTATATCGAAGGGCGTATCGAGAACCGTCAGTATGACGATAAGGATGGCGTAAAGAAGAATATTTCTGAAATCATTGCAACCGATATGATCCTGCTCAGCGGCAACCCAGGGGAGCGCAACGGGAGCGGTGGTTCATACTCACAAAGCTCACCTGCCGTCGGTTCGCCGATGCCACAGCCCGATTTCGATCAATCGATTCCGGACGCCGATCTTCCTTTCTAA
- a CDS encoding MCE family protein — translation MRQQANTDLKVGLMVLVGLAILIFGIGWAKSWRYGAEQIALNTTFESASGIEVGDPVFIRGLKRGQVDKISESGGRIAVRIELFEPITLHKDASASIAMLELMGGKKIDISPGTTGSFDLSRDTLLGNANGDLSSIVSFVNSLTGTVEQLAHRVDSVLASVNDIFGNGALKSKSYALLDEATRTIATVHRTLDENRTAIAKTLGDIDELAKTGSTAIAEIRPGVTMTLDSLRQFISRSESSINSADSLLRSIGSIVSEARTNKSLLYKLTIDKQFSRQIDSTVRAVNLLLEQIRTEGADVNIHLFR, via the coding sequence GTGCGGCAGCAAGCCAACACCGACCTCAAAGTCGGCCTTATGGTATTGGTCGGCCTTGCCATCCTGATCTTCGGGATCGGCTGGGCAAAAAGCTGGCGCTACGGCGCAGAGCAGATCGCACTCAATACAACATTTGAATCCGCCTCCGGGATCGAGGTCGGAGACCCCGTGTTCATCCGCGGCCTCAAGCGAGGGCAGGTCGATAAGATCTCGGAATCCGGAGGGCGCATCGCTGTTCGGATCGAACTCTTCGAGCCGATCACGCTTCATAAGGATGCGAGTGCTTCGATCGCGATGCTCGAACTCATGGGTGGCAAGAAGATCGATATCAGTCCGGGCACAACCGGGAGTTTCGATCTCAGCCGCGATACGCTCCTCGGCAATGCAAACGGCGACCTGAGCTCGATCGTCTCGTTTGTCAATTCGCTCACAGGGACGGTCGAGCAGCTTGCACATCGTGTCGATTCGGTGCTTGCATCGGTCAACGACATTTTCGGCAACGGCGCTCTGAAGTCAAAGAGCTATGCCCTGCTCGACGAGGCGACACGAACCATTGCAACCGTTCATCGCACGCTCGACGAAAATCGCACCGCGATTGCAAAAACGCTCGGCGACATCGACGAACTCGCGAAGACGGGTTCGACCGCGATCGCCGAAATTCGTCCTGGCGTCACGATGACACTCGATTCTCTTCGGCAGTTTATCAGCCGTTCGGAAAGTTCGATCAACTCTGCCGATTCGTTACTGCGTTCGATCGGCTCGATCGTTTCGGAAGCACGAACGAACAAATCGCTGCTCTATAAGCTGACGATCGACAAGCAATTCTCTCGCCAGATCGATTCGACCGTGCGTGCGGTGAATCTGTTGCTCGAACAGATCCGCACCGAGGGCGCCGATGTGAATATTCACTTGTTCCGTTAA
- a CDS encoding NAD-dependent epimerase/dehydratase family protein → MNVFLTGGTGFVGSHTAEVLLARGHRVRAFVRPSSSLQWLEKLDVEIARGSLHDPDSLKHALQGIDAVVHIAGVVAAKSKEAFYEGNQGATHGLLQACATHAPNLQRFVLISSQTAGGPSLDGTPVTEETPPHPITTYGKSKLAAEEDTKHFHEYFPVTILRLPAIYGPRDTATLSFFQSIKRGLKPLIGFENKFVNLCFVADIAAGIELGMTRQEAANRTYYIGSKQNYSWHELSSAAAEVMQRNGIFVRIPHSVVNIIAGASEFASIFRKKPSVLNWEKRLDLTQQYWTCSIDRAVRELGYEPQVGIKQGFAETIRWYEQAKWM, encoded by the coding sequence ATGAATGTCTTTCTCACCGGCGGTACGGGCTTCGTTGGTTCGCATACTGCAGAAGTACTCCTTGCGCGCGGACACCGCGTTCGTGCGTTTGTACGACCGAGTTCGTCACTACAGTGGCTCGAAAAACTCGACGTCGAGATCGCTCGCGGCTCGCTCCACGATCCCGATTCGCTCAAACATGCGCTACAGGGGATCGACGCCGTCGTACATATCGCCGGAGTCGTCGCAGCGAAATCGAAAGAAGCATTCTACGAGGGGAATCAAGGTGCGACCCACGGCTTGTTACAGGCATGCGCAACGCATGCCCCGAATCTTCAACGCTTCGTCCTGATAAGCAGCCAAACTGCCGGCGGCCCATCGCTCGACGGCACGCCAGTCACCGAAGAAACGCCGCCGCACCCGATCACCACGTATGGAAAGTCTAAACTGGCCGCCGAAGAGGATACAAAACATTTTCACGAGTATTTTCCAGTAACGATCCTTCGGCTCCCGGCGATCTACGGACCACGCGATACAGCAACGTTGTCCTTTTTTCAATCCATCAAACGCGGACTCAAACCATTGATCGGTTTTGAGAACAAGTTTGTCAATCTCTGCTTTGTGGCAGACATTGCCGCGGGCATCGAACTTGGGATGACACGGCAGGAAGCAGCCAATCGAACATATTATATTGGGAGCAAACAGAATTATAGCTGGCACGAACTCTCGTCAGCGGCCGCTGAGGTGATGCAACGGAACGGCATTTTCGTTCGTATCCCGCATAGTGTAGTCAATATCATTGCCGGCGCATCGGAGTTTGCCTCCATCTTTCGAAAGAAGCCAAGCGTTCTCAACTGGGAAAAGCGACTCGATCTGACACAACAATACTGGACGTGTTCGATCGACCGTGCCGTACGCGAGTTGGGGTACGAACCACAAGTTGGGATCAAACAAGGATTTGCAGAGACGATACGGTGGTACGAACAGGCAAAGTGGATGTAG
- a CDS encoding patatin-like phospholipase family protein: MSRRGLATTILFTLLLGANAFGQLSRELPRPPRIALVLSGGGARGLAHIGVLEILDSANIPIDLIVGTSMGSVVGGLYAAGYSTHELERITTETNWSDILSLDDDSHRSERLPGQKDEKTSLLALRFNGFFNPVLPVAISSGQRLTMLLNSLVLSSPYGTRDDFLHDLRVPFIALATDIVTGTRRMLTSGDLTSALRASATLPLRFSPLVTDSAVFVDGGLLANVPIDIARDSAHATYVIASNTTAELRQRNELNTPWDVADQVITLMMRRENAAQLKRADVIITPELEHTLPDNFLNATYYIELGRVAARAALPKLRALLASSETAEPVSAPDSEIIPVLREIRLHGINGSTRDSLQLLVNRVRGNRIGWHSLDAMILAPATEFLHRKGYSLARVDSAVIVSPKSRVDLYLDPGYISEIRINGLHTIKPIVVQNQLPFAAGDILQRRDCERALKNLTATGFFSFANMSFSEVGNGRPIVTMRMDTPIVSTRSVTVPTGTAIVMLNLEERATQVLRLGGLADNEFGTQFSMEYANENLLGLGGGFSLKGGLGPLSRYAELSIGGGPPLFRVEAAAYSTLRDITVYTFHDDIPHGTFTSSADDVVREIRDFGASAHVSLNIGRDASFAGEYHIERQRSYSLHTREYVSPAQLVAGLRGIVTYDSRDDEDYPHVGEFVEGFYEIGGHFLGGEVGYTKFGITLEEALPLSRLHNVLLKASLGVADRTTPRQDQFSLGGITSFFGLNEYELRGKQYVTGSVGYQIAIPNSLLFPTFVLFRYDLAGTWTEPTSIKFQSFIHGVGGEIGFKTPIGLARFGIGENFRFAQSMTNPLLLNTPRFYFSIGSNL; the protein is encoded by the coding sequence GTGTCAAGACGAGGCCTGGCCACGACGATCCTGTTCACCCTTCTGCTCGGTGCGAATGCATTCGGTCAGTTGTCGCGCGAACTCCCGAGACCACCGAGAATCGCATTGGTACTCTCCGGCGGAGGTGCACGCGGGCTCGCACACATCGGCGTTCTCGAAATCCTCGACTCGGCAAATATCCCCATCGACCTCATTGTCGGCACGAGCATGGGATCGGTTGTCGGCGGACTCTATGCCGCCGGGTATTCGACACATGAACTCGAACGCATTACAACGGAAACGAACTGGTCCGATATCCTCTCGCTCGACGACGACTCTCACCGATCCGAACGCTTACCGGGACAGAAGGACGAAAAGACATCGTTGCTTGCCCTTCGCTTCAACGGTTTTTTTAATCCTGTATTGCCGGTAGCGATCTCCAGTGGTCAGCGCCTGACGATGCTGTTGAACTCGCTGGTGCTTTCATCACCGTACGGCACGCGTGACGATTTTCTTCATGACCTCAGAGTCCCCTTTATTGCACTTGCAACCGATATTGTCACCGGTACCCGCCGTATGCTCACCAGCGGTGACCTGACGTCCGCGCTTCGCGCCAGCGCGACGCTTCCGCTTCGCTTCAGCCCGCTCGTGACCGATTCCGCGGTCTTCGTCGATGGAGGATTGCTTGCGAACGTCCCGATCGATATTGCGCGCGACTCTGCGCATGCGACCTACGTGATCGCATCGAACACCACCGCCGAGCTGCGACAACGTAACGAACTCAATACACCCTGGGACGTTGCAGATCAGGTTATCACACTCATGATGCGTCGTGAGAACGCAGCACAACTCAAACGTGCGGACGTCATTATCACCCCCGAACTCGAGCACACACTCCCGGATAATTTTCTTAACGCGACCTATTACATCGAGCTTGGTCGTGTAGCCGCACGTGCCGCGTTGCCCAAGCTTCGCGCACTGCTCGCATCCTCCGAGACCGCAGAGCCGGTCAGTGCGCCGGATTCCGAGATCATTCCTGTTCTGCGTGAAATCCGATTGCATGGCATTAACGGCTCAACGCGCGACTCGCTGCAACTCCTTGTCAACCGGGTTCGCGGCAACCGCATCGGTTGGCATAGTCTCGATGCAATGATCCTTGCGCCGGCAACGGAATTCCTTCATCGCAAGGGATATTCACTTGCTCGGGTCGACAGTGCCGTGATTGTTTCCCCGAAATCCCGAGTCGATCTGTATCTCGACCCGGGGTATATTTCCGAGATACGCATTAACGGACTGCATACGATCAAGCCGATCGTCGTGCAGAATCAACTGCCGTTCGCTGCAGGCGATATCCTGCAACGCCGCGATTGCGAACGAGCGCTCAAGAACCTGACGGCAACCGGGTTCTTCTCGTTCGCGAACATGTCCTTCAGCGAAGTTGGCAATGGCAGACCAATTGTGACGATGCGTATGGATACTCCGATCGTCTCCACGCGCTCTGTAACAGTACCGACCGGCACAGCCATCGTCATGCTCAATCTCGAAGAACGGGCAACACAAGTGCTCCGACTTGGCGGCCTGGCCGATAATGAATTCGGGACGCAGTTCTCGATGGAATATGCAAACGAAAATCTGCTTGGCCTCGGAGGCGGGTTCTCGCTCAAAGGAGGCCTCGGACCGCTCTCGCGCTATGCCGAACTGAGCATCGGCGGCGGCCCGCCGCTCTTTCGCGTCGAAGCGGCTGCATATTCCACTCTTCGAGACATTACCGTCTACACTTTTCACGACGACATCCCCCACGGCACGTTTACCAGCAGCGCCGACGATGTCGTGCGCGAGATCCGCGACTTCGGTGCCAGCGCGCATGTCAGCTTGAACATCGGGCGCGATGCCTCGTTTGCAGGCGAATATCATATCGAACGGCAGCGGAGCTATTCGTTACACACTCGCGAGTATGTGTCGCCCGCACAACTGGTCGCCGGACTTCGTGGCATTGTAACCTACGATAGCCGTGACGATGAAGACTATCCCCACGTAGGCGAATTTGTCGAAGGATTCTATGAAATCGGCGGGCATTTCCTCGGGGGCGAGGTAGGATACACCAAGTTTGGAATCACACTCGAAGAAGCGCTGCCGCTCTCGCGGTTGCACAACGTACTCTTGAAAGCGTCGCTCGGCGTTGCCGATCGCACGACGCCGAGACAAGATCAATTCAGTCTCGGTGGAATTACGTCGTTCTTCGGGCTCAACGAATACGAACTTCGCGGCAAACAGTATGTAACCGGAAGTGTGGGCTATCAAATCGCTATTCCGAATTCATTATTATTTCCGACGTTCGTCTTGTTCCGATATGACTTGGCGGGCACGTGGACCGAACCGACATCGATCAAATTTCAGTCGTTCATCCACGGGGTCGGCGGGGAGATCGGCTTCAAGACGCCGATCGGACTCGCACGGTTCGGCATCGGTGAGAACTTCCGGTTCGCTCAGAGCATGACGAACCCGCTGCTACTGAATACCCCGCGCTTCTACTTTTCTATCGGAAGCAATCTGTAA
- a CDS encoding SDR family NAD(P)-dependent oxidoreductase: MNIVITGASKGIGLAVTERFARDTTRTHTFMLCARNGSELERAHAQLIERFPTHRFITETCDVSNEQDVERFANHCSDLGTTDLLVHNAGFGLFKQVTDLSLAEFKSVLDTNLRGVFLLTRALLPPMRAAKTGTIVAISSLAGKAGFAGGAAYCASKFGVRGFMQNLFLEVRSDNIRCVTICPGSVDTAFFATIENPGGSVRMLAATDVAESVWFAANLPAGATVSEIEIRPTNPKG, from the coding sequence ATGAACATCGTCATTACCGGTGCATCGAAAGGAATCGGCCTTGCTGTAACCGAGCGATTCGCTCGTGATACCACCCGCACACATACATTCATGTTATGTGCGCGCAATGGCTCGGAGTTAGAGCGAGCCCATGCTCAGCTCATTGAGCGGTTTCCCACACACCGGTTCATTACCGAAACATGCGACGTCTCGAATGAGCAAGATGTAGAACGGTTTGCCAACCACTGCAGCGACCTCGGAACGACCGACCTTCTGGTTCACAATGCGGGCTTTGGGTTGTTCAAACAGGTCACGGATCTTTCGCTTGCCGAATTCAAGTCTGTTCTCGATACAAATCTGCGCGGTGTCTTTCTCCTGACACGAGCGTTATTGCCACCGATGCGGGCCGCCAAAACGGGGACGATCGTAGCGATCTCTTCGCTGGCAGGCAAAGCCGGTTTTGCCGGGGGCGCTGCGTATTGCGCTTCAAAGTTCGGGGTTCGCGGATTCATGCAGAATCTGTTCCTGGAAGTTCGGTCCGATAATATTCGCTGCGTCACGATCTGCCCGGGCAGCGTGGATACGGCATTCTTTGCAACAATTGAAAACCCCGGAGGATCGGTTCGTATGCTTGCTGCCACCGACGTGGCCGAATCCGTCTGGTTTGCCGCCAACCTCCCGGCCGGCGCAACCGTTTCCGAGATCGAAATCCGCCCTACCAACCCAAAAGGATAG
- a CDS encoding GNAT family N-acetyltransferase, whose amino-acid sequence MNIIVTPRLLLRPFEPADLPDVARLFADPEVMRFIRAPRTLVESEAKFRSMVADFTRDGFGMFAVIDRREKAFIGRCGLQPLPGTGLYELGYTFFPNAWGKGYATEASKAVLHRAFEEWGLDEVVAVADREHIRSIRVMEKLGMQFERNDVFYEKECVLYSIVKKKLIQPSTRPFSSPFIPSSQSGRNIFVK is encoded by the coding sequence ATGAACATTATTGTGACTCCCCGGTTGCTGCTGCGTCCGTTCGAACCAGCAGACTTGCCCGACGTGGCGCGACTCTTCGCCGATCCCGAAGTGATGCGCTTCATCCGTGCGCCACGAACGTTAGTCGAATCGGAAGCGAAATTCCGGTCCATGGTTGCGGATTTCACTCGTGACGGCTTCGGCATGTTCGCCGTCATCGATCGCCGTGAAAAGGCGTTTATTGGCCGTTGTGGGCTCCAACCCCTGCCTGGGACCGGGCTCTATGAACTAGGCTATACGTTTTTCCCCAATGCATGGGGGAAAGGATACGCGACGGAAGCATCCAAAGCCGTACTGCACCGTGCATTCGAGGAATGGGGGCTCGACGAGGTTGTTGCCGTTGCCGATCGCGAGCATATCCGCTCGATTCGGGTTATGGAAAAACTCGGTATGCAATTTGAACGAAATGACGTGTTTTACGAGAAAGAATGTGTCCTGTACTCCATCGTGAAAAAAAAACTAATCCAGCCTTCGACGCGCCCCTTTAGTAGCCCCTTCATACCATCATCACAATCCGGGAGGAATATCTTCGTAAAATAA